Within the Arachis duranensis cultivar V14167 chromosome 10, aradu.V14167.gnm2.J7QH, whole genome shotgun sequence genome, the region GAACTCTACATACTTAATGTTAGTAGCAGCCTTAAAGCATCAGAAGGTATTTGAGCTATTAGAGATGCAAGacaaaaaatttgttgaagaaTTAAACAAGGGAAGAGGGGTACCTTCAATTCAAGATTGGGATTATGCTAAGTCTATTTTACcgtttttagagatgttttacGATGCTACACTTTGCATCTCTGGATCCTCTTATGTCACTAGTAACTTATACATGAAAGAAGTGTTTGCCCTTGGAAGGAGGATTCAACAATATCGTGATGATGATGAGTTGAGCATAAGTCTTATGGCAAGTAAGATGAAAGCAAAATACAACAAATATTGGGGAAATGCAAAAACTATTAACATGTTGTTGTTAATTGCCGTAGTTCTAGATCCTTGCCATAAGTTGGATTATGTTGAGTGGTGCCTAGTTAATTCTTTTGGTGCGGAAGTGGGCGGTGAATTGAAGGCAAAGTTGTCTTCTTGTCTTCATTcactttataatttatatcaaggTGCAGATGAAGGAAACCAAGATGATACCCTCTCCCAACCGAGTCCAAGTGATAAACCCAAAGACATTTATGATATAGGGTTATATCGCCGATCAACCGGTCGCAAATCCAATTTTAAATCTGAGCTTGATCGTTATTTGAATGAAGACTGTGAGCCAGATGATAAGCCTTTGGATATTCTAGGATGGTGGAAGGTTAACTTGAATAGGTTTTCTGTCCTAGCAAATATGGCACGGGACATATTGGCTATACCAGTTTCAACAGTAGCTTCCGAGTCTGCTTTTAGTATGGGGGGAAGAATCATCGATCAATATCGTAGCTCATTGACTCCTAAGATGGTAGAAGCCCTTGTATGTACCGAAGATTGGCTTAAAGGagactttttctcttctcttgcaCCTGAGAATTTCGAAGAGCTTGAAAAGGTCGAGCAAGGTAAATTGAATATTAAATGTTTCTTAAATATATCATATGATTTACTTAGAAAATGTTTTAGTTTaacttataattataattttttaaaagttataattatagttttttttgtgTACATATTTGATTTTATCAGAGGACATTACTTGTTCAGTGGGTCCAGTTTCAATTGCGCTTGAGGATGACTAGAAAGtcttgattgtttgttttctttagtTGTTCTAAACACTTAGGTGGTAAAGAGATTAGACTTGGTTTTTCATATATGATTATACTtgtttatctttatgtttatgtttatgtttggTGATagatcaaagaaattcaatacTCCTTGGATGGGAATATTGGTGTCAACAATTACAGCAGTTGCAATGTCATTTTTTGCTATTGGAATTTGCATTGTTTCTTTGGCTTAAGAGAAAATTTTCATCGTTGAAGAGGCCTTTTGAAGTGCCATTGTGAATGAAGGGTTTGA harbors:
- the LOC107469178 gene encoding zinc finger BED domain-containing protein RICESLEEPER 2-like, whose translation is MAYMCLTVHFIDVDWKSQKKILNFCQVTSHTGEIMAQNVEACLNSWKLNKILSLTVDNASSNDVGVMYLKKKLISWKSSVLNGEYLHIRCCAHILNLIVKDGLKEIDDSVTKIWDAVKYVRSSNSRLTRFKACIAQENIPHKSLVCINVETRWNSTYLMLVAALKHQKVFELLEMQDKKFVEELNKGRGVPSIQDWDYAKSILPFLEMFYDATLCISGSSYVTSNLYMKEVFALGRRIQQYRDDDELSISLMASKMKAKYNKYWGNAKTINMLLLIAVVLDPCHKLDYVEWCLVNSFGAEVGGELKAKLSSCLHSLYNLYQGADEGNQDDTLSQPSPSDKPKDIYDIGLYRRSTGRKSNFKSELDRYLNEDCEPDDKPLDILGWWKVNLNRFSVLANMARDILAIPVSTVASESAFSMGGRIIDQYRSSLTPKMVEALVCTEDWLKGDFFSSLAPENFEELEKVEQDLILSEDITCSVGPVSIALEDD